A window from Deltaproteobacteria bacterium encodes these proteins:
- a CDS encoding amidophosphoribosyltransferase — protein sequence MKKEACGLFGIYGHPEAARMTYFGLYALQHRGQESAGIITWDGQTIREQRGMGLVADVFEERHLGHQLKGNVAMGHIRYSTTGASLIRNAQPFRVTYKGINMALAHNGNLVNTLSLREELENSGTIFQTTMDSEVIMHLVARYMNGGTPEEAIAKACSRIKGSYSLLFMVNQKLIAVRDPWGFRPLSLGRVGDAYVLASETCAFDLLEAEYLRCLDPGEMLVIEDGRMVSHRFMEPDERQSSCIFELIYFARPDSLVFDQEVYHARKTMGKILAQECPADGDFVMPFPDSGVYAAVGYAQQSGLPFEACMIRNHYVGRTFIQPTQGMRDFSARVKLNPVKSMIKGKRVIVVEDSIVRGTTIRTRVKQLRELGAKEIHMRVSCPPIRYPCFYGIDFSSKGELIAANHSVADIGRYLGLDSLHYITIGGLLKAVRCPENFCLACFNGAYPLLPDEGINKLSLECS from the coding sequence ATGAAAAAAGAAGCTTGCGGATTATTTGGAATTTACGGTCACCCCGAAGCGGCGCGCATGACCTATTTCGGTCTGTACGCCCTGCAGCATCGCGGCCAGGAAAGCGCCGGCATCATCACCTGGGACGGCCAGACCATCCGCGAACAGCGGGGCATGGGGCTGGTGGCCGACGTGTTCGAGGAGCGTCACCTGGGGCACCAGCTCAAGGGCAACGTGGCCATGGGGCACATCCGTTACTCCACCACCGGCGCCTCGCTCATCCGCAACGCCCAGCCCTTTCGGGTGACGTACAAGGGCATCAACATGGCCTTGGCCCACAACGGCAACCTGGTCAACACCCTCAGCCTGCGCGAGGAACTGGAAAACAGCGGCACCATTTTTCAGACCACCATGGACAGCGAGGTCATCATGCATCTGGTGGCCAGATACATGAACGGCGGCACGCCCGAGGAGGCCATCGCCAAGGCCTGTAGCCGCATCAAGGGCTCCTACAGCCTGCTGTTCATGGTCAACCAGAAGCTCATCGCCGTGCGCGATCCGTGGGGTTTTCGCCCCCTGTCCCTGGGCCGGGTCGGGGACGCTTACGTCCTGGCCTCGGAAACCTGCGCCTTTGATTTGCTGGAGGCCGAATACCTGCGCTGTCTCGATCCCGGCGAGATGCTCGTCATCGAGGACGGCCGCATGGTCTCGCACCGTTTCATGGAGCCGGACGAACGCCAGAGCTCGTGCATCTTCGAGCTGATCTATTTTGCCCGCCCCGATTCCCTGGTCTTTGACCAGGAAGTTTATCACGCGCGCAAAACCATGGGCAAGATCCTGGCCCAGGAATGCCCGGCCGACGGCGATTTCGTCATGCCCTTTCCGGATTCCGGCGTGTACGCGGCCGTGGGCTATGCCCAGCAGTCCGGCCTGCCCTTCGAGGCCTGCATGATCCGCAACCATTACGTGGGCCGGACCTTCATCCAGCCCACCCAGGGCATGCGCGACTTTTCGGCCAGAGTGAAACTCAACCCCGTCAAAAGCATGATCAAGGGCAAACGGGTCATCGTCGTCGAGGATTCCATCGTGCGCGGCACGACCATCCGCACCCGGGTCAAGCAGTTGCGTGAGCTGGGGGCCAAGGAAATCCATATGCGCGTCAGCTGTCCGCCCATCCGCTACCCCTGTTTTTACGGCATCGATTTTTCGTCCAAGGGCGAGCTCATCGCGGCCAACCATTCCGTGGCCGACATCGGCCGATATCTGGGTCTGGACAGCCTGCACTA
- the carB gene encoding carbamoyl phosphate synthase large subunit (four CarB-CarA dimers form the carbamoyl phosphate synthetase holoenzyme that catalyzes the production of carbamoyl phosphate; CarB is responsible for the amidotransferase activity) → FLPASGCVFISVNDHDKSGIVVPAKTFQKLGFRIMSTRGTAAFLAGHGVDCQVVNKVYEGRPNVVDHIKNGDIQLVINTSSGKRTKEDSSELRRTTVLYGLPYTTNLAAAKALALAIKERSTAGLDVKCLQEYYEGTARDF, encoded by the coding sequence TTTTTGCCGGCATCGGGATGCGTGTTCATCTCCGTCAACGATCACGACAAGAGCGGTATTGTCGTTCCGGCCAAGACGTTCCAGAAGCTGGGTTTCCGCATCATGTCCACGCGGGGCACGGCGGCGTTCCTGGCCGGACACGGCGTGGACTGCCAGGTGGTCAACAAGGTGTACGAAGGGCGGCCCAATGTCGTCGATCACATCAAAAACGGGGACATCCAGCTGGTCATCAACACCTCCTCGGGCAAACGCACCAAGGAAGACTCCTCGGAACTGAGGCGGACCACGGTTCTGTACGGCCTGCCCTACACGACCAATCTGGCGGCGGCCAAGGCCCTGGCCCTGGCCATCAAGGAGCGCAGCACCGCTGGTCTGGATGTGAAATGCCTGCAGGAATATTACGAAGGGACTGCCCGGGATTTTTAG